Below is a genomic region from Phragmites australis chromosome 20, lpPhrAust1.1, whole genome shotgun sequence.
TGTCCGGTTGGAGAGACACTCCTTCCAAAACACCCCACAGTCTGAGATATTCAGAGATCGCCAGAACATTAAGCGTGACCTTGATATCCCTCACCCACCGTCAGTCACAGAGAGCCTCAGCCACAGTACGCCGAGATGAGAGGTGTTTGCTGACCAACTTCACAAGATTAGGCGCTAATTCCGACAATGATTGTCCATGAAGCCAACGGTCAAGCCAGAATAGGGTGTTCCTACCATCTCGAACCACCGAGACGATAGAAACAGACAACATAGCCCTAGAATTTTGATGTACTTGCAGGTCAAAACACGCCCAAGGCCTAGACGGATCCGTTTTCTTAAGCCACAACCATCTCATGTGCCCATCCCAACACTTCGAGATCATGAATATCAAGGCCTAGAATTTTGATGTACAACTTCTTTTCAACCAGATGTTTTATGCCCTTTGATTTATAAGTGAGCCACCACCCAAGTAATATCAGCCCTTTGATATTCTAGTTGTAAAGGAGCTCTACATATAGCAGCACTCATCTATTTTGTATCTGTAGAAACATGTCGACTTAGTTTTTTTGTTTGTGTGCCAAACCAACTCAGTATCTAATTATTTCTGAATTCTAATTGAAGAAGCTGTGATCCTAAGCTATGTAggcatatgatgcatgcatcCACAAGCTCGTGATGCCAAATTCCAACTTATAATTATTATTGACgtagctaatttttttttgtggttTTCTTTATGATCCCATACTGCTAATCAGATAATCCAGAGCGTGTAATGAATTATTTGTGGCTAATTCTATGTGAAACCTTGCAGATATTAGTGAGCTCAACCTACCAAAGACCACATCAATTTCTTTTCCCAATGGCAAGGATGATCTGATGAATTTTGAGATCATCATCCGACCTGATGAAGGATATTACATGTAAGTACCACTCTTCAGGCTAGTTTGACATTGTTGCATTGTGCTGCATAATCAAGTTAAGAGAATCTTTACCAAATGTAATAATATTTATGTTATGGCTCTATAGAAGAGGTTATCAATTTAGTATATCCAAAAGTAGTAAGACAAAGCTTTAGCATGGAAGTCATTGCTATGCTGACTGCAGCCTAAATTAATGACTTCATGTTTATTAATTTCTCAGTATGTTTATTTAGTAGTATTTTTGCCACcaatttttttgtcaaatgtCTGAGTTTTTCCCATTTGATTGTATTTTCACTATCTTTTCTAGGGGAGGCACTTTCGTTTTCACCTTTCAAGTGTCCTCATCTTATCCTCATGAGCCTCCAAAGGTCAAGTGCAAGACCCAGGTATAAGACAGTATCCTTGACATCTATGAGTTCTTTCTCTTTATCCACTGAAATTCCTTTTCCTCTTAAGCAATGAATCACTTTGCTTTTATAATATGCATTCAGGTGTACCATCCAAATATTGATCTGGAAGGAAATGTATGTCTGAACATTCTGCGTGAAGATTGGAAGCCTGTTCTCAACATCAATACTGTTATTTATGGCCTGAATCTTCTTTTTACGGTATTTCAGCTACTTTAGTAACCCATTGATTTAAATGATATATTCGAGGGCGATTAAATAGTAACGCTTGCAAACGTGCATGCACTGTTGTCATGTTACATATTTCATAGACTTTGTGGTCCGAGAGTTTTTGTTTTCGAAAAGTAAGCACTAGTATGGTTGCAAGGATGTTATCTTCAAAATGGACATACCAATCTGAGCAAGACCTAAGTAATTCATAGGTTCCCTTAAATATGCACTAGTAAAACTGAATTTAATCCTAACTTATTCTCATGAAAGAGAAGTTAAAAGGAACACTTGTTTATAACTATCTAAAGGATATTATGCCATTTAGTCGTTAGAGTGCATTCCATGATTTCTAGTTATTGACATGAGCAGTTCATTAATTTTTCCTGAACATTTAAGCAAAACGAGACAACTTGGATTCTCGTACAGTTAAAACTTTTGTGTTTAGTGAGCATTCTGGATGACATGTTGGGCACGATAGTCATTGTAATTCGTTTCCTCACTTCTATTTACTGACTTGCCCATTAAATGTGGTTGGTGGATTTGAATGTTATCTAACTTGACCATGTAATATAAATTGTCACTAGTTGATGGAACTGCTAAGAAATGTTTCTGTTCTGAACCCTGTTTTTGAGAACGACATCTTACAGAAACCATGATTTTGTTTGAAAAGCATTTCAAGAAAGTTGATGCAGTTTGAATGTCTTTCAATTTTTAAGATTCTTAGTGTATTATTTGTAGATTGCTGCCTTCTGTTCCTGTGTTTCTGTTTGCTAGAAATATTTGTTAATGGGCTTTGTTTAATGTTTACTTTATATGCAGCAACCAAATGACGAGGATCCCTTGAACCATGAAGCAGCGGTTGTCCTTCGTGACAATCCAAAGATGTTTGAGGCTAATGTTAAAAGAGCAATGGCTGGAGGCTATGTAGGTCAACACTATTTCCCAAGATGTGCTTGATGGTGCTGGCAGCCAAACGTTGATTTCTTATGCTGCTGCCTTGAGCAATCCGGGCCCCGGGATCTTAACACCAGCATGCCCAGCTTTATAGATTTGTGTGGTTTCAGCGCGCAAAAGCGCTTCTGGAAGCCTGTGAATCGCTCTTCGCTCATGGTGCGATGTGCCTGTTTGCACATTGTTGTGATATATTTAAAACCCATAAATTGGTGAACTGGTGGTGGTACAAATGACAAGGATATGTATCCGAACTGTATAACTTCATATATCCGTAATGAATGGGAAGTAAATTCATAAAGATTGTATCCACAATGTTAGAAAATAATTGAGTAAATTTTGAAAAACTGcagatattttgataaaattattgtaaaattatagatttaacCAATaatatcataaaactatagatttagtattgattttatcgtaaaattatagatattttagtagaattattgtaaaattatagatttaagtatcaattttataaaactatagatttagtgttgattttattataaaattatagattttagAAGAGTTGTTTTTAATTCGGTTATCATGATGATAGGATCCTGCTTGTAATCTCACAGTAGTTGTAAGCTTATGAAATAGATCGCCCGAGAGTTTATGTGACTACAAGCGAGGTTTATTTGTCAGGTTAATATGTCTGCGATAGAATCTATAATTTTACGATAAAATTAgcactaaatttgtagttttgtgaaattattttttaaatctgtaatttttcGATTTGTAATAATTTTGTCAAGgtatctgtagttttatgaGCTCTCAGACGGTCTGTTTCATGAGTTAGCAACTTCTATGAGACTGTAAGGGGACTGGATCGTCATGGTAACAGGGCTAGGAACGACACTTTtagaatatatagttttatgataaaatcgacattaaatctgtagttttgtgaaattgttgattaaatttgtagttttgcgataattttatcaaagtatctgtagttttgcgatgaAATCGGCATTGAAgctgtagttttataaaactattgcttaaatatatagttttgtaataattttatcaaaatatctatagttttgtgaaatttactcaacaATTTAAGGTGAGgcaaagtgaaaaaaaatgtattcTTTTCAACATAGTGTGCCAAAACCTTGCATCGTTCTGCAATTCTGCTGTCGGAAACTTTTCGTATGCCACTCTTTACAAATCTTTCATGCCACTAACTCCGTTCTCTTTTACTTATCTTTTAGACAGCGACTCGGTCTCCAATACACacatttaactattattttttacaaCTACCTCTTAATAAAAgctaataaaaattagatgatattaaaatatttttcatgataaatttactactatcattttcatataccaaataatagttttgtgtatattagtgatCAAAATTTTTAAAGTTTAACTGCACGCATTCTAGGACGATATATATATTTGAGAACAGAGGTAGTACTTTGTGCACATACCTAACTCCTATGGTGACAATTATGCATATTACTTGATCTGTTGGCTCTGTGGCTCTGGTTAAGTTTGTAACTCAGGCCATGTAGCCTTTTCAGCCTTGGGGTTCCGTTCGATAGATTATGTCGGTGAACATTGTTGCGGTTGCTCTCATCGCCTCCAAAACCACCACTGGTAGTTGTCTTCCCGCATGTTGGGCAGGGACATCTTCCCAACGGGCTATTCATCTTGTATAAATGTACAACATTGAATCAATGAAATGAATCAAACTTGATCCCTATCTACTGTTTCACATCGAGTTCTAACATGTTATCACGCACTCAATCGATCCACTGCTCATCGGCCAACCAAGGAATAACAGAGAAGGACGAACATCGCCATTGCACACGAAGAACCGCGAAGAACAGAGAGCCCATCCCACGGTAAGAACCAAGATGGGGCCCTCACCTTCGTCAACCGGAGATGTCCTTCACTCCCTGATGACTTTGGAGGCGGCAATCCTCTGACTCATTCGTCCTCCAATGTCGGTTCGCCACACTGGTCACCGCCGGTTCTATTcttgccatcatcatcatcaagcatcgtGGGTGCACATCCTCAGATGTGATGGCTGGCCTCCTCTATACGGTCCAGACAGGATCTTTCATGCCACCCTACGCGATGCCCATCGGCCAGCCCTTCAGGCTGTGCCTCTACCGACAACGGCATATGATCCCTTGAATGCAACAGTCCTACCCTCGAAGTTGTGTTGCCCAATCCACGGGTATGCCTGCTACCAAGTGCACGGATCAGTGGTACTGTGAGCACCATACAGTGCTGTTACTCCATGGTATGCGCCATCGGTGCCCTCCTCACCAACGCCCACGTCAGTTTTCTCTTTCGGTGCCGCCGGCCCGAACGCACATCCAACGGCCTTTACTTTCGATGTCGACCCGATCCAAGGCCCGGTGGCAATTCAGGACTACGTGGCCGTGCCATCCTCGTCGGTGTGAGAtcatatgatgaaaaattggtttgattgatgaaattggcagagcaaagtgatttagcataatgatatttggttgatgttcatgagttgctaagatatgcttatgtttagcgtgttggttttacttggagtttgcgtggtgttgcgtgaactgatcttgagtcaagttagGAAGGACCTGTGCTCGTActtgattgttgtttgattcatgtgcaggtgtcgAAGGCGAACATGGTTGAtgacggatcgacgaactaagttcagggaggaactgaggttcggtgactaggttcaggaggaactgaggttatggttgtaacatcctgagtttgaatatgttaattaattacaaaattcactccaaattaaaactatttaagattaattaagctaactatgGGTTAAGAGAATAGGTAAGTGGATGTATATACCAGTATATATGTACATTCATATCTATAAGTTGCATAGGTAATTCAAAGTGCACTAGAATCAAGTTCAAAATAGTCTGTGcattaagttggttcatatgcattagtttgagatttctTGGTtcttgtgtggaggtttgaaattgaatgtctctcaatttcaaacctactcttagaaTCTTTTCGGCTCCAATCCAAATTGAGTTCAATTCCTTTCCCAAAGATCTTATTCCAAATTaaaatcaaagttcaaatattccaaatggagTTGATCATAATCccaagtcaaaattcaaattcaaaatattccattttgaattattcccaaaatctctccctcttttttttctcttttccttttctccttctctttttcaccCCGGGCTGAATTTCCTTCCCCTCTTTCTTTTCCGGCCCACCGAGTCAGCCCACTTCTTCCCCCCTCTTCTCCCGGGTTGTCAGCCCGTTCACGCGCGCGCCAGCACAGTTGGCCCACCCCACCGTGCTGCCGGCCCAGCCGCGCATTCATGCGCTCGCCCGCGCCTTGCCATCGCTGGCCGTCTATGCGTCGCCCATCCATCGGCccacttcttctcctcccccctccttccttctcctttcCAGCGTGATGATGACTTCACCGCTGTCGCTCCTCCGGGAAATATCCCACGTGCGCCAACCAGCCTCCGCTTCCTTGCTCTCTCTCCTTCacgctctctctcctcccatacTCTACACGCACGACTTTCGCAACCCGCCCATGCTTGGCTGGCGCAGTCGGTCCATGCCCCGGAGAAAAAGGTAGGCGCCGGCCGCCACTTCGCCATCGACATCCCCGTGACTCCAGCCCGCGCGCACCGTATTCGTGCTTCCTCTCCCTTTCTGTAAATAGCAGACcacatctctccctctccctctttctccattCGCCTCGCCACAGCACCGCTGTCGCCGCCATTTCCACCGCTGAGACCTCGCCGTCGCCCATTCACCGTCAACGTGTTGCTAAGGGGTACCAGGGGGCCTTCGCCGTCTCTGTGCCGCTGCCCGTTCACCAGAAACCCGACGGGAGCCCATTCACACTAGCAGCCGATTAGCACCGCCGTCACCTCTTCGATGAATCACTGGCCGCCGTCCCGCTCCGCGCCTTCCTTGAGCTTGGTGAGCATCCCAAGCCCTCGACGCCCCCTCTTGGATAGCATGTAGACGCCCCCAATCTTCCTCTTGGCTGGTTACCGTGCGTCGCCATAGGTGTGACTTCCGCTGCCGCGCTTTAGCTCGTCGTCGGTGTGTTAGAACCCCGTTCGCATCGCCGGATGATGTACCATGATGTCTATAAGCCATAGGACCCTCCTTCGGAGCGGATTGGTGCCTCCCAGTAAAGGGGAGTGCTGCCCGATTCTTCCCGTGCCGCTGCCTTACTTCGGTCGTGATCTAGCACTGCTTTTGCCGCTAGCCGCTGTCGACGAGCTTTTCGTCGTGTTCCCCGTAGCGTGTAGAAGCCCGGTGTCAACTCGTCGTCGTGAAGCCCCGGCAGAAACCCGATGCTGGCGAGCATTCTGACGCCGCGTCACCGTGATTCCTCACCGCTGGCTTAAATCCCTCCACTCGGCTGCTCGCGCCCGTCCACACGCTGGCAGGCCATGCCCTGTGGGACAGCCTAGCTGCTCTGGCCTGTTGACCAACCAGCCCAATACTGTGCAGCTCGGCCCAGACCTGGCCCAATTTGGGCCCATCTCGGCCCAActagtactgttcatgtgggcccgggtactgttcagtgggccccaccagtGGGTCCCACTCATGAACAGTGTCATTTAGTATTTTCCGATTTAATTTGGATTAAAACTTTCGGGAGCTGTAACTTCTccattctggctccgattttggcAATTTTTTCGCcgtaattcatctaaaatcgagatctactcatctgtcacattGTGTTGTCCATTAGTAAtcatttggttttccatttggtacTAATTGGTTCTTTTCTAGTATagccgttattgatcgtagtcataATTGCAGAACAACCCGAGTTCTGTGAGTGCTACGctggaagcatcaggagcgaagaggatcccgattacaatcaagacttcAAAGAAATTCtaaagaaggcaagtcctatctcctttaTCATATTGAGCCtgtgttttcaaataatatacatgatcaactaaaaccggacttattatcgcatgtgctatatattgcgttttctttcaaactacttgtagtagttaatcctatcaacactgccatacCTTAcatatcatcatccagaatacatatcaccctaggaatacctgttgttaaatatattaacgatagaCGACGCcgtgatatctagcatgcttaggattgaatacgtctcctcggagatgtcgcttttaaaaacacctctcctcggagataggatttattgttatcaatgataactcatataccatgaatccttgatgattatgaattctgtgatggttgaGAAATCCTTGgtatcatgtgggatatggagggtgatatgtaaaaatgggtgaaaactgttttggcatgagcaggtagagtggtcctccggggaggatgctcttagggGTTGGAGTTACATGACgatattcattgcccatgaagatgcctggcttggccgcttaaggaccgagtcatttcacTGTCATGCCTTAGtgaccccgtgcaaccatgcgttctgtatgggcaggacttgactttcctttatcgaactgagttgggcatcataccaggaggctgagagcagcgagcagccaagggtccatctgtcccgctgtttgaaGGTTttagggaccggcttaggcttaaaaagggaggcTGGCCTTTGGAACATGCAGCTCTaggacttggcgtgtctcgtggaaaagcccggcaggaaaggtgctTAGAGAGTCTTAGTATTattcgctcctccacttgcaatggttggaggctgagcatatcgtatgggtgaagctgtacaacctctacagagtgtaaatctatttgaatagccatgtctacggtcatggacatgcgaagacagaacctttttgactatACTTTGGagcatgtgtcttgatgagtgagtgtgtggactagatgtccatgtgatgaggtccctggctcgatccgccagaagctgtgtggtactagaggtacaccagatgtgattaGAAGGGattgcggagtgaggtgtagcccctcccaggactgaggGAACCCCAGTTACAGCTCATCGCTAgtttttgaactacttaaaatgttttgaagtcgATCATAACTCATACAattggatatctgcataaactgctttacgcttaaatctaaaccgtaaagcctatccttgaataaaccctttatgcatctattaatactttgaagtagtatagggcgtactgagtaccttccgtactcactcttgccatcattcagatgaagaacccAATGCCGACtccgccggaggtgaagccggggatgaagaatagtctctgaAGTCGCGTTCGccccctcgctgcttgtggcttgggcttttgcttccgtGTGTGTTTTCCTGGCCGCTAGGCCAGGCTTGTAATATTCTATATGgattgtaagccttttgtacccAGAACCTTACTATTTACATACAAAGTTTGaatgtgatactacaactgttatactgtatgtatcagctacgtaatccagggattgatataggaggcataggagatcccagtAATGGGGGTCCCACAtgaatggtatcagagccatgcttggctgtaggacgtgaccttaggatagacTAGCTCATGTCTGTTTGTTTCCAAAAACTATGTAAAGAAAAAGAGCTTTTGTACTTACCTCCCATCTTGTTACCTTTGAAAACTTGATATGCTGGTTCTAAGATGTCCCCTTTTCCCGGCAGATGGAAGATGAGGATTGGAACACAGTACGATGTCTACGAGTGAAGGGTTTTCCCAAGTTACTGTGGGAAGCTTGTTGCCGCCTGGGGTACACCCGACGCCCAGAGTACACCAGCGTGAGTACGACGACAATGGATCCCAGAAGTGTCAGGTTTTTCTGCAAATCTTTGATTGTCTGAGGCACCCCAGCTGGCGATCGTGGCACGTTAGTACTATCGGAGTACGGTACTTTGACACGTACCAGTTGGTAGCCTACAAGGCACTTCAGCACCTGTGCGGGAAGCATGTCAGAGAGGTTGCATACACCCCCATGAGGCACTTTCCAGCTGCCGCTGGCCAACGAGCTGCTTGGTGCGCACGCCTAACCACCATGGAGGATGCAGGACAGGAGGAAGAGGTGGACGACTCTACCGTGTCCGTCACAGTGCAGTACCTCCATACcttggagcacatgcacaatGAGACCTATCAGCTATTCCAGGATGCTCGCTATAGGGCAGAGGAGTCCGAGACACGTGAGAGAGCTCTCCGTGTGATGCTAGATCAGACCAGAGTCCAGGCTGCAGCTACAGAGGACACCGCGGTAAGGAACCGCGAAGGATGGCAGAGGGCGGTGAGAGCCCATCATAGGGATCTCAACTGACAGCATGCCATGAGTGGCTCCCAGACCAGGACGACTGCCAGGAAGAGTACCTTCAGTATCCCCGCGAGTAGGACCCAACATGTCGTCCTTGAAGGTGTTCCTCTCTTGCCAGCACATATAGCAGCAGCTATCGTAGATGGCCGGATTGGATCCTCGCCAGTTCCCGCAGCCACTAGAGGTTTGGTGCCTGCCGAGCCGATCTAGGATGGAGATATGGTGATACCCACGGAGGACTCCGAGGAGTCAGAGGACCCTAGCGAGCATGAGTTCGTTAGTGACCACAACGATGATAGCTTCGATAGGACCTCTGACCCCACTTCTGCCCCGACGCCGGTAGGGACTTTCTCACCTACTGAGTCAGCTGTTGGCAACGCCGCCGATAGGTTCACCAACGACGCCTGAGGACGACGCGTCATGGCCAGATAGAATTAGGAGAAGatccttttgtagtttttgtTGTAGATAGACTGGTAGCATAATGCTCTACGAGCACGCCTTCGACATAGTAGATCGaaaacttttgtactagtgacctaGTGAAGATGgtcctaggtttgtttaatacatgttGCTTGTACTCTTGTATGGTGTTGCTTCTTGTTTGGATCTTGTTGAGTGATTGGCAAGGGTTGTCCTTGCTCCTATCTTGTTTGCCTACATCTTATAGATGTATCTCAGCTCTTGCTTCTGTCTTATCTTCAGAGAACAGATGGAATTGTCCAGAGAGTCCTCTTGCGACCGTCAACAACATCAGATCGTACCTATCAATGAAAACCGTGGGATGGGATCTCAAGCAGGAAGTACGATAGGGTCCTGAGGAAGGCACTCCGaggaccaaggtagaagaagaggCAGGGGTGC
It encodes:
- the LOC133902208 gene encoding NEDD8-conjugating enzyme Ubc12-like; protein product: MINLFKIKGQKKEEAASAAGRAPVKKQSAGELRLHKDISELNLPKTTSISFPNGKDDLMNFEIIIRPDEGYYMGGTFVFTFQVSSSYPHEPPKVKCKTQVYHPNIDLEGNVCLNILREDWKPVLNINTVIYGLNLLFTQPNDEDPLNHEAAVVLRDNPKMFEANVKRAMAGGYVGQHYFPRCA